The genomic stretch CCATGACACATTTCCAACCTATTGTGAATAAAGTATGTTATCTTTCAATCGGTGTCCTAACACAATAATAATCCAACCAGAAGATGTTTGTATCTCATTATGTTGGTTTTAGAGCATTTTGTTCACGACATCCCAATCTCTAAAAAAATCACATTACTGTTTCTTAACCAATTTTCACTCTAGTATGTGCACATTCAACTCTGTTAGTTGTTGTATTGCTAAAGTGTTGAGCCTGATCGGTCCATGCACAAACAATCTTCTCTTTAGCCTTATCCAGAATCGTGTCCTCAACATATTGTAGCAAATCTGGatatatcacacacacacacacacacacactccTTAAATGTAGAACAAATTCGACATATAATTATTTCCTGGATATATAGACTAAATAAGTCATCTCCGTAGAAGTAACACCAACAGTTTCCAAGAGTGGAAGTCTATACTTGTTTTTTTTATATGTTGAGTCAATTATGGGCACAGAGGGAAAGATGTTAAACAACTTCAAGGAATCTCGATGACTCCAAAATATATCTCTAAAAGTGACTTTATCCTCATATACTTTGTACCTTGATACATAGTCTTCATCTTCCAAAAAATTTAACAATTGTTGCATCTCAGATCTTGGTCCTCTTACTGCCTTGTTGTCTCGAGCATGCACATTGTATATTTGCTTGATATTTGAAACATTTATAGGTTTTTTTTGTTTCAATGCCGCGAGTATGTTTTTCGAAACCACCATGTTTTATGTCATGTCTGAAACAAGTTCCCTCTCATTCAGCACAAGGCGAAATACAATGGGATGGTTGGTTAGCTGGTCAGTCAAGGCATGATTATGTATACCGAAAATCACATTAAATTTCCATGTTTCATCCGCCATACAGTATCCACGCAATTTAAATTGAGACTCACATTTCCTCGATTTTGTGTCGTCTCGTTTCAACTTCCTAATATTCATTTGGTATGTGTCACTTCTTTCGCATATCATTGCTACAAATGTTTGTCTTTTATCCGAACCATTGTTAGACCTTCCTATTACAACGTCGAACCTCAATTTTCCAACTTCTCTATTGTCCCAATGTAGCATATGTTCATGAACAAAAAACATTTCTTTATTAGTAAATTGTGCACGAACATTTACCTCTACACCAGTCGGTTGAGCACCcggtttaacatcatcatttgCCTTATCCGGTTTAACATCACGCTTCATTTCGAACATTAGCTTTGGGAAACATATTTGGGTGCACCATAGCTATTACCACCAAtaacagaagaaaaaaaaacagtATTACATTTCAAACTATCAGAAAAATCCGAAGATGCACATCCGAAATTTTCACCTAACCTTCTCCGGACTCAGTGTTCTTTTTTCATTAAAAAACTAAGATTAATGTAGATACACCCAAATATGatacgaagatgcatctccaaaattttttttaaaaaaaaatttgaGTGAAACTCAGAAgaaagaatatatatatatatatatatatttgaatgCGTTCAAAGATGAATCTCTAAATATCTAAGgacatttttaaatttttaagATATGAGAGACACTACAATTTGGTGGTAAGAGCGTTTCTCTAAAATAATATGGTGAAGGATTACCTAAACAAATATCGCAAATTTTTAAGTTATTTTAAGAAAATTATAAAACAGTACAATTATTAGAAAAAATTAATTAAGTTATCTCATATTGAGATGATAATTTAAATAAACATTCAAAACTCGAGTAAAATTGGTTTACCTATATAAATTTGAAAAGGAGAGTTATCTCTATAAACAGttgcaatttttttaaaaaaattatctGACTAATTTAtaagtttgaatgtgaatttAAAAGTTCATATGGAATAGTAAAAATATAATACTATGAATAAAAAAAGTGATAATGTCTTAAATTATTGaagaaagagagaaagaaaagggaatgTGTTAAACAAGAAACAATGTACAACTACTGTATATGACAAAACTAACTAATTTTATACATTACTACTGTGAAATATAAAGAATAACGAAAACAGTTGTTATATATAAAGGTATAAATTGTTGAATATGAGAAAGATTGATAAAATTGTTATTTTATGAGATTAATTCCTATTTACTATCggtgtaaaaagttttacatgtcgattcatcaccatcacccatttgtattattttatagatttttaaaataaaagtcaaaaCTTTTAATATCCGACGTCTATAATTAACGGGTGGTGTAAAACTTTCAATTAATCtcttattttatttatgttatcTTTTCTATTTAAATAATAATTGGAATTAATTTATCAAAACAAAAGTAAAATATTGTTGGATTTATATACTGCTAAGACATACATAATTTTAAAAAAACTTTAAAAATATTGCATCATAGACAATTAAAATTAAATAGTGAAAACACAATTAAAATAATATTACAGTTTTATTATTGTTCAAAATATATATTGATTAAAGAGAGTATTCTAAAAAAGTTATACAGTATCATATCAGCAGTGGTAAGAATTTTTATAACCTTCACAAATATGGAGCATTTATCTTGCTATTGACTTCccatattttcatatttttgaaattatttttattattaattatttattttattttatttttatttaaaaaatttcaCTTTTATTAacatattaaaaataaaaaaatttaatagTATAAACAAAATTTTTGATACGGAATTTTTCACATTATTTAAAATATCAAGCATTTTTATCGATATTTTATAAATTTTCAATGAAGAAATAtcaaaaaatttgaaaattcatTTCCTAAAAAATCTCAAATCCATTccaaaaattattaaaattttcATAAAACTACTTATACTATCAAATTTTTCGAAATAACATTGTTGTTGGTTTTTTCAATAAGAATCTAATTGCTCTAAAAGGTAGTATTACACTAAAATTGCTCTAAATTTTCAATATGTTTTAAGGAAAGTATCAAAAAACCCGCCATGGATACTTGCAATTGATGCCAAACACTTGAAATATATTGTAACCTCGATTATTACCGAACATCAAATACTTCATGTCCTTGATTTCTATGTGAATCACAATGTTGTTCTGAGATAAATCTTATGGTAAGAATCACAATTGGAGTCCACATATCAAGCACCTTCTATTAGAAAACGAGATGCACAAATAGACTTCAATTTTATATTTAATAAGTAATGTAATAATTCATCTTCTCAGGGGTTGAATCTCATGCCTTGAGTTCCGTTGTTGTCATTCAataatttgaaaataaacataaCACTGAAATACTTGGACCAAAATTGACAGCTTGACAAAATTTAATATGCCAAAGATGTTCAGTTTCTAATAAATAATTATACAAGTTATACTCCAGACGCAGCTAATATGATTCAAAATTGGTGGAAAAATTGAATGATATTGTAATGTGTATATTGACAAAATCAGCTCTTGAATCTGACACTTCGACTGATAGTTGGATTAATTCCAGAGGCTTCCCCGCCATAAGGTGCAGTCTGCGTTCTGAAATTCTGAACCTGTCCTCCCCGATTCTTAAGAGCTTTTTGATGCTTGAGCTGCATATTGAGTTAGCAAGAGATTGTAAAATAGGAAAGAAAGAAAGTTGAACGTTTAAAGTTGAAGAGTCTGTTAACCAGAGAGGAAGTGGAATTACCTTGTAATTCTTTCTAGGATTCTTTTTATTCTTGTTGCGACTTCGAGTTAGTCCTCTGTTCTTTGCCATCTACAGCACGTCAGTGAACAAGTTGAGACTTACAAATTTGCAGAAACATAAGAACAATTAGAGTGAAAAAACCTCAGATCGAATAAGAACCTGAGAAGTGATATAGCGCTTTCCGTCCACGGTCTCCTCTGGCAAAGAGGGGACAGCTGATTTCCTGCAAAAGCAAAACAATCTTAATATTTCATATTGCTTATagaaaacaaaaaatatattaatttCATATTGAAAAAGATGGAAAAATTAATATCCTTAAAGACCAGAGATAAAGTAGTCcaggcaagtggactccaaaaGTTCACCTTGAATGGGTCGCTGCTTTTGCAGCACTTTTTGCAGCACGTTTTGCAGCTAGCAAAGTTTCTGCTTGTTTATAAACCTCATTTTCTGGGTCACCTCCGCTTTCAGTGACCTTTTTATCATCAACTTTATGAGCTCCAAGATCAGTCATTTGATCATCATCATCACCTTTGTCATCCTCAGTTTTAACGCTAGCACCAGCCAACACACGGACTTCATGTTGCCGCCGGCGATTAAGAATACCATCTCTCTTGGGCAAATCATCATCACCAGAAGCCACCTTATCACAAAAAAGGGATCAGACAGATGTTTCAAAGAACATGCTATATAATGAATGAAAACTGCCGAAAGATTTCACTTGATATCATGAATAGCACTGTGTGCAGATTGCATATGTTTTATATGACCAAACTAAACAAATTTTAGCAATAGTCTGGGCAATAGTTCAGTGTCAGCCTCAGTTTGTAGGAAGCATTATGAATACTAGTGGAAAGACAGACACTAAATGTCTGTTTGTCTGCTTTTCCATTGTGTTAAGATGTATACGTCTTTCATTGTATAACATCCATTTTAATTTAATTTCCTTTAGTTATGGTGCATATTTAAGTTTGGAAAATAATTTGTCGTTAAGGAGAAATTTGTAAAAGGAATGTTAGGAAATGAAAAAGATGGAGGCATAGAGCATTGAGTGCAAAGAGATTGCAATGAGTTGTGTTTACTTAGGCTGTGAGGGCTAACAATTGCAAATGAAATTAGAAATCAGAATCCGTCTATAAAATCTCATTTTTAGTACCTTGAATTTCTTCAGATTAGCATTAACAAACTCTGAAACTTTACCGGAGACACGACCATTAGATAGTCCTGCTGTCCCATTAACATTGAcagcatcatcatcaaaatcatcataTGTAGCAAGCTGGCTGTGAAATTTGTAAATTGCCAGTAAGTTCACAGATGTTGGAAAGAAGTAAGGAAAGAGATATATGAGAGTGAAGATATACCCATTAGCCGGTCTTGAACGCTTTAGAGAATTACTTGGCTTTGGAGCAGTTTGATTATACAAACCCTTTTGTTGCAACTTTTCCTCAAGAGAAGCTCTAACTTTTAACATTTCCAAACTCTGGGCGCCAATGTGATCCTTCTGCCATGTTAATGTGCAACAGTTAAAATATTAACCTAATATAGCAATAAACTAAATAAAAGATTAAATATATTTTGAAATCTATAAATCACCTGATCTTTTACTTTTCTTCCTTTTTGTACACCAACCTTTGAGACATCCGATTTTTTCTTCTCAACTACATTGCTAGGCTGCAGCAATGCATAAAAAAAATTAACTGCTAAGGACTTGTCACTTTTTAAGATTATAAATAAGACATAAAAATATAAGCCAAGATTAAGAAGTGATAACTACCATTGCTTCTTCTTGTGATACAGCGGAGACCAGAGGCTGTTCTTGGTGTATAGTGATAGAATCCGCTGGCATTGGAGCATTTTCATGATCTGACCCGCTACTTCCTTTAAGAATGTCCTCAAGTTCAACTGGAAGTTCTGTGTCAAGTTGTTTTATCTGTTGAGTGAGGCATGATTAGAAATTTGCAAAGTCTAAAAATGATCAAGTACATCTCAGATCTGATATTTCTGTGTAATTTTTGCATTAGAGAGTTCATACATTAATCTAATGAATTATACAAAGTCCTCCAGGGTGTAAGCAATGCTACCAATCTATGTATGCAATATAATAAATTGTTTATGAACTATTTCCAAATGAATTTAGTTGAACTATTGATTAACCAAACTACAGGACTAAAACTGCAATAATATTGTAAAGTTGTAAAATTATAACAATTCCAACATTGTAAAATATACTACATCTAGAATACAAGAAAGCCTTGTATTTTCAAATAAGATGGATAGTCCAAAATACAAGAAAAACTGTAGACATTCAAACAAGTGATATCTGTCTCCATCTAGCAGCAGCTAAACGTGTAACTAATTCATTTCGATCTTGTTCACATGCAGTGTTATTTACGAAAAGCAAAAATAGATGTTTGTTCAAATTCTGCTACACAACAGTGCTATAGCCCATGTTTTAAAACCCAGACTGGTACAGTTATTGAATGGGTATGCACCCAAACTGGTGATAACGTCGTTAAACCAGTATCAAACAGATTAAACTGTCGGCCCAACTCGCTTTAGAAGCAGggaaaaaaaacaaattaaaacaGTAAGAAATATAGTCAAAAACCAAAACGTGAAGCACTGAAATCACTGTGAAAAACAAGATGGAAGAAGAATAGAGGATGGAATAAGTGAGAAAGAAGAATAAATGAATGTTTGGGTTGAGAATTGAGAGGAGAAAATAAAAAAGATAACTATCAAAAATGAAGATGACACGGTAAAAAAAAGTGGAAGATGGTCACTAGGGAAGATTATGAGAGACTCTTCGTGAGGCTTATAAAATCTGGGGTTTTGTGACTAATGGGATTGGGCTATAAACATCTGAAAGTTACATTAATATAATAACTAATAAGACAATTCAAACACTTTGATAAAAGAAACTTCACGAGTGAAACTGAGATAAATTGAACTCCAATAGTAATTTTTTACAGGATTCCAATATGCCCCCATTATCTATAAAATAGTATATAAAAAAAAACACAGTTCTTTTTATAAATCATGAATACTTTTCAATAGAAACCAGATTATGTGGTTCAATAAGTAACCTTTAGGTATTACCATTGTCCATGTGCTCTGACCAGGTCGACGGCCAGTCCGATTTTTAAAACATCGATTATAGTGCCGCAATACGGACTGTTTGACAATGTTGTTTTAAATGACATATTGTACAGAACAATAGCAATTGGTTCATATTTCGCTCAACATTACGTTGCTATCCATTATTTAACAACATTGCTCATGTGACAAGTAAATAACTACGGAAACTGCATTAAATCATTACAGTCGCAGATGTGAGCTAGTTTAAAAATGAAATACCTGATTTATTAATTCCTTGATCTCTTCAAGGCGAGCTATTACAGGATGATCATCCACTGGTTGCCCTTCAGACTTGAGTAGAAGGTAGAAGGTTATAGCTTGGCAATAGGACAGCATGAGAGGTTGTTTCAACTCAAAATAACGCACTACTCCTTCCATTACCGTTTCCCCCTTTTTAACCTTCATAAGAGATGAATTAAATTGTAATGAAATATGGACTTCAAGCACATCCAAGGGGAAATACATAAACGCGTACAAAGAAAGGGAAAACTATTGTCTATCCACGAAAAGTATGGACTGTGAGATTTTATTTTCAAAGTAAGATCATAAAATATGAAAGAAAAAGAGACGGATACACTTAAAAACAGTGGGAATACAATTATAATTTATAACAGTAGTATAATCCCACAGGGTGTCCAATGTTTCAGCAGAAAGAATAAAACAAATAGTACCTAAGGCCTAAAGAAACACAAAGTGAAAGGAAGAAATAACCAAGATAATCACAATTAAGCCTCTCTTGATATACAATTGATAAATTGGTAAATATATCAATTGACAGATTCTGCTCTTCTGAAGTCCACAGACCTCGGAGCCATTTCCCGGCAACATTCCATTCCAAAACATTCACATTGCCATGCTTTCAATAGGTTGCATGAGTTTACCATCATAACATGAATATGGCATTCTCCACCAAACAAAAAAGGGATATTCATTATTAAACTTAAATTATTGTAGACTATGACTATTTGATATAAATACATGTCAGCCTCTTCTCATGTTTTGTTAACTACTAGTAACGAAAATGGGCAGGTAAAAAAAAGACCACAGGAGAAAGAAAAACCTTGCTTAAAAATGGGTTGATTTTGCATTCAAGCTCTGTGTGTGCCTCGTTCAATTCTGACAACCAATCAACTAATTCTGGAGCAGACCTGCAAAGAGAAGAGAAGATAGTCACCAATTCAAGAAAAAACAGGGAAGTCTATCATATGGCAGTCAGACTGTCAACACGAGATAGGCTAATAAGAGCAATAAAGGGGGTGTGATCCAATTTTTGTGAGGATTCAACAGCTTCCCTCAGGGTAGACGTTCATCCAGATTTCTACTGATTATTGCTAGAAAAAAGTACCTATGTTAATGCTGTGAATGAAAAGTACCTATGTTAATGCTGTTATGATGAAAAGTGCTCATATAAATGCTGAATGCAGCTTTACACTATACTCCTAGTATCATGACTATCATGGCCAAAGCATATCAGACATTTGAAATTGAAAGGGTTTTACCCCCAAAAAAATTAATGTTGTGTGGTAATGCATCTGAAACCACACAAGTATACTCAAAGCAATGGCAATCAGTGATTGCAATCAAAGATATTTCTCAAACTGCACGAGTGAAATCAGCAAGGCAACAGCTTAGATTTCTACCGAGTTGCTCAAGCTTTCCTTTTTTCACTGTTTACCCTCAAATTAGGCCTTTTCCTCTAATAGCAGGACAgattccatttcatttttttctttttcaatcAATTTTGGTAGGAAACTTCTAATCATCTTTTCAGTATGGGGTTCAAATGCTTTTATGTTGATGTTCTTAATATCTTGAGCATATAGGTATGTTTCTCTATTCACCAATGGTTTCAGAAGATGATCTTAACTAGTCTACCCTTAATTAATCAGTTTTCTAATAGAGCATCACAAACACCAAATTTTTGCCATTTTCTCTTTTATATCCTTTAAACACCAATATTATTTAAGTCTTTTTCTTCCATTTATTTAGTTTCGAATCGGTAATCCAATACATACATGCATATTCTTGAAACCAGTTTTTTTCATCCAAAGGTAATTCACATCTATGGATGCAATGTCGGTATCTGGTTTAGTAGCATAGGGCACAATGCACAAAATGGGAACATGATAAAATGTAATCAATAATATTAATGGCAATATAAGGACAATATTCTAACCTATACAGGACGTTCATTTGCTCCTCCTTTGATAAAGCATTCAGATCCTCAGCCTTGAAAGTTGCATCTCTATCCAGTG from Lathyrus oleraceus cultivar Zhongwan6 chromosome 7, CAAS_Psat_ZW6_1.0, whole genome shotgun sequence encodes the following:
- the LOC127108153 gene encoding protein THALLO; this translates as MGKRGSKNYQKKDVTNAATSSRRDRHVFSTQDMDDEIDAFHKQRDIVPLDINADSAESDEDDEIPIFDSKDIDNDDSDDDDDDDNDNDDDDDDDDDDDDDVEEDEYGNGKGYISKLIRQKKYLDSKHGGDEDEMQDDDEDEGDIKTITGGRKYSHGAENRNFELQASDDEAPKEEEKIATDMQREKAKGLTMEDFGLWDIDNDKLTSKDATDKGNRVIKPLDRDATFKAEDLNALSKEEQMNVLYRSAPELVDWLSELNEAHTELECKINPFLSKVKKGETVMEGVVRYFELKQPLMLSYCQAITFYLLLKSEGQPVDDHPVIARLEEIKELINQIKQLDTELPVELEDILKGSSGSDHENAPMPADSITIHQEQPLVSAVSQEEAMPSNVVEKKKSDVSKVGVQKGRKVKDQKDHIGAQSLEMLKVRASLEEKLQQKGLYNQTAPKPSNSLKRSRPANGQLATYDDFDDDAVNVNGTAGLSNGRVSGKVSEFVNANLKKFKVASGDDDLPKRDGILNRRRQHEVRVLAGASVKTEDDKGDDDDQMTDLGAHKVDDKKVTESGGDPENEVYKQAETLLAAKRAAKSAAKAATHSRKSAVPSLPEETVDGKRYITSQMAKNRGLTRSRNKNKKNPRKNYKLKHQKALKNRGGQVQNFRTQTAPYGGEASGINPTISRSVRFKS